In one window of Episyrphus balteatus chromosome 3, idEpiBalt1.1, whole genome shotgun sequence DNA:
- the LOC129916878 gene encoding SAP domain-containing ribonucleoprotein: MPENDISKMKVADLKRELKLRGLQTTGNKTELQERLQNALIDGDLSLEDTAISGEDLLEDVLTDEEEKALILPPDENELLKSPSSEVALSFSSTDKPLEVPPPAQAKKIVLKRKSSITPLTLDSPVVPAAKVDTAINDENGSDTKIAKIDSKPKIVKVSALTLEERLQMRAKKFGIEENKLSSLNTNSSAVGTAAMTVAGKDVDPKQIETLKKRAERFGCVVAPAIAVITANEKLEKRKQRFGDVSGDSDKKANADGKDLYAEKARQRLERFKTVAN; the protein is encoded by the exons ATGCCGGAAAATGATATTAGCAAAATGAAG GTTGCCGATCTAAAGCGTGAACTCAAACTTCGTGGTTTACAAACTACTGGCAACAAGACGGAACTTCAAGAGCGCCTTCAAAATGCCTTGATTGACGGTGATCTGTCGCTCGAAGATACCGCAATCTCCGGCGAAGATCTTCTCGAAGATGTTCTCACTGACGAAGAAGAGAAGGCCCTAATACTGCCACCCGACGAAAACGAGCTACTCAAATCACCTTCCAGTGAGGTTGCCCTTTCCTTCTCTTCCACAGATAAACCACTCGAAGTGCCACCGCCGGCACAGGCCAAAAAAATTGTCCTCAAACGTAAGAGTTCAATTACACCCTTAACTTTAGATTCGCCAGTAGTTCCAGCGGCTAAAGTTGATACTGCAATAAACGATGAAAATGGAAGCGATACCAAAATAGCAAAAATCGATTCAAAGCCAAAAATTGTCAAAGTCTCTGCTCTAACGCTAGAGGAACGTTTACAAATGCGTGCTAAGAAATTTGGCATTGAAGAGAACAAACTGAGTAGTTTGAATACAAACTCGAGTGCGGTTGGCACTGCGGCGATGACAGTAGCTGGCAAAGATGTCGATCCGAAACAGATTGAGACACTTAAGAAGCGAGCCGAACGATTTGGATGTGTGGTTGCGCCTGCTATTGCAGTAATCACAGCAAACGAGAAATTGGAGAAACGAAAACAACGATTTGGTGATGTGTCCGGCGACAGTGACAAGAAAGCAAATGCTGATGGAAAAGATTTGTATGCGGAGAAGGCGCGACAACGATTGGAGAGGTTTAAAACGGTGGCCAATTGA